The genomic interval GCGTCGGGCTCGGCGTCCTGATCGGCTCCTTCCGGCGGGTCCGCGCCTTCTGCGAGCCGGTGCTGGAATTCCTCCGGGCCATCCCGCCGCCGGTGCTGGTGCCGGTGCTGATGCTCTTCGCCGGCTTCGGCAACACCATGAAGGTGCTGGTGGTGCTCTCCGGCTGCGTCTGGCCGATCCTGCTCAACACGGTGGAGGGGGTGCGGGCGGTCGACGAGGTGCTGGCCGAGACCTGCCGCTGCTACGGCATCCGTGGCCCGGCCCGGCTCTGGCACCTGGTGGTCCGGTCCGCCTCCCCGCAGATCGTCACCGGCCTGCGCCAGGCCCTATCGGTCGGCATCATCCTGATGGTGATCAGCGAGATGTTCGCCGCGAACAACGGGCTCGGCTTCACCATCATCCAGTTCCAGCGGACCTTCGCGGTCACCGACATGTGGACCGGAATCCTGCTGCTGGGTCTGCTCGGCTTCCTGCTCGCCATGCTGCTGCGGCTCTTCGAGCGGTCGGCCCTGCGCTGGTACCTCGGCCTGCGGCACTCCCAACGAGACGATGGGCAGCGATGAACCCGACAGATCCCCGCCAGGGCGGCACCGAGGCACTGCTCGACGTCCGCGCACTGCGCAAGGTGTACAGCGGGCGCGGGCGGTCGGTCGAGGCGGTCCGGGACCTCACCTTCTCCGTCGGTGCCGGCGAACTCGTCTGCGTGGTCGGCCCCTCCGGCGCCGGCAAGACCACCCTGCTCAAGTGCATCGCCGGCCTGCTCCCACCGACCTCCGGCGAACTGCTCCTGGAGGGCGCGCCCGTGCAGGGTCCGTCGCCGGGCATGGCCGTGGTCTTCCAGGAGTACGGCCGCAGCCTCTTCCCGTGGATGACGGTGCAGCGCAACGTCGAGCTGCCGCTGAAGCAGAAGAAGCACCTGACCCGGTCCCGCCGGCAGGAACTCGTGCAGGAGGCGCTCGCCGCCGTCGGCCTCGGCGACGTGCCGGGCGCCTATCCGTGGCAGCTCTCCGGCGGCATGCAGCAGCGGGTGGCGCTGGCCCGTGCGGTCGCGTACGAGCCGCACATCCTGCTGATGGACGAGCCGTTCGCCGCCGTCGACGCGCAGACCCGGGCCGACCTGGAGGACCTGGTCCGGTCGCTGTGGCGGCGGCTCGGCGTGACCATCCTCTTCGTCACGCACGACATCGACGAGGCGGTCTACCTCGGCCAGCGGGTACTGGTGCTCTCCGGCTCGCCGACCGTGGTCCTCGACGACGTGGCGATCGACCTGCCGGCCGAGCGGGACCAGCTCGGTACCCGCTCGTCGGCCCGCTTCGCCGAACTGCGGGCCCAGGTGTTCGGCCAGATCCAGCGGGCCAAGAGCGGCTGGAGCACCGGCACCGGGCCGGCCGACGGGAAAACGCCGGCCCGCCAGCCAACGGACGCGGGAAGCCGATGACCACGGTCCGGGACGCCACCCTGGCGGTGCTGCGCCGGTACGGCGTGGACCGGATCTTCGGCAACCCGGGCTCGACCGAGGTGGCCTTCCTCGCCGACCTGCCCGACGACCTGACCTTCGTACTCGCCCTGCACGAGGGTTCCGTGGTCGGGATGGCCACCGGCCACGCGCTGGCCACCGGACGGCCGGCGGTGGTGAACCTGCACACCACGGCCGGCCTGGGCAACGCCGTCGGGGCGCTCGCCACCGCCCGGGTCAACCGGGCCGCACTGGTGGTGCTCGTCGGGCAGCAGGACCGCCGGCACCTCGCCGCCGAGCCGTTCCTCGCCGGCCGGCTCGACCAGCTCGCCGGCCCGTACCCGGTCTGGGTGGAGCAGCCGGTGCTGGCCCAGGACGTGCCGGCGGCGGTACGCCGGGCCTGGCACGAGGCCACCCTGCGGCGCGGCCCGGCCCTGGTGGTGGTGCCGATGGACGACTGGACCGCCGAGGTCGACCCGTCGCTGGGCCGGGCCGCGCCGGAGCGGGTCCACCCGCCGGTGCTCGCACCCGGCCCCGCGCTCGACGAGCTGGCCCGGCTCGTCGACGCCGCCACCGCCCCGGTGCTGGTGGTCGGCGCCGGAGCGGACGACGGGGCGACCTGGGACGCGCTGACGACCCTGGCGGACCGGATCGGCGCACCGGTCTGGCAGGAGGCGTTCGGCGCCCGGGCCGGATTCCCGCAGCACCATCCCCGGTTCGCCGGTCACCTGCCGGCCGCCCGGTCCCGGCTGCGCGCCACGCTGGACGGGCACGACCTGGCCCTGGTGGTCGGCACCGCCGCCTTCCGGCAGTACGTCTACGAGCCCGGCCCGCTGCTGCCGGCGGGCCTGACCGTCGCGGTGGTCTCGGCCGACCCGGCCGAGGTGCACCGCAGCGAGGCGGAGTTCGCCGTACTGGCCGACCCGGCCGCCTGCGTCGAGGCCCTCGCCGCCCGGGTGACCCGACGGAACCGTCCCGCCCCGGAGCGCCCCGGCCCGGCTCCGGTGCCGCCACCCGGTCCCGGCGAGCCGCTGCGGGCGACACACGTCTTCGCCGCGCTGGCCCGGCGGTTGCCGGCCGACGTCGTACTCGTCGAGGAGACCCCCTCCACCCGACCGGACCTGCACCGGATGCTGCCGGCCCGGCAACCGCGCGGCTTCGTCAGCGCGGCGATGGGCGGCCTCGGGTTCGGGCTGCCCGCCGCGGCCGGACTGCGGCTCGGCGACCCGACCCGGCCGGTGGTGGCGATCCTCGGTGACGGTTCGGCGCTCTATGCCGTGCAGGGACTCTGGAGCGCCGCCCGGTACGGCTGCGGCGTGCTCTACGTGGTCCTGGCCAACGGCCGGTACGCGGTGCTGGACCGGCTCACCGAGCAGTACGGCGGCAAGCCGCCCTGGCCGGCCTTCGGCGAGGTGGACGTGTACGGGCTGGCCCGGTCGTTCGGCTGCCCCGCCCGGCGGATCCGGACCCATCCGGAACTCCTCGCCGTGCTCGACGAGGTGGTGCCGGGCCTCGCCGAGCGGACCGAACCGCTGCTGCTCGACGTGGCCGTCAGCCCGGAGCCGCACTTCGCGCCGTGACCCGCTCCGCGTCGCCGAGGCGGCGCACCGCCACCACCCCAGGGAGGTTCCGATGACTCTTCTCGACTCGACCGACTGGCACGGCAGGATATTCAGCGACGGATGGGTCCGGGCCGACGGCGGTGACGCGGCGGTACGGGAACCGGCCACCGGCGACGAGATCGGCCGTACCGGGATCGCTAACGCCGCCGACGTGGCCCGGGCCGCAGCCCGCGCCGCGCAGGCCCAGCGCGACTGGGCCGCGACCCCCTACGACAAGCGGGCCGCCGTGCTGCGCCGGGCCGGGCGGTTGTGGGAGGAGCACGCGGCCGAGGTCGGCGACTGGATCGTCCGGGAGACCGGTTCGGTGCCGCCGAAGGCGACCCTGGAGACGGATACCGCCGCGCAGGAGTGCTACGAGGCGGCGGCGCTCGCCTCGCACCCGCTCGGCGAGATCATCCAGAGCGCGCAGCCCCGGCTCAGCCTGGCCCGCCGGCTTCCGGTAGGTGTGGTCGGGGTGATCTCCCCGTTCAACGTGCCGGTGATCCTCGGGGTCCGCTCGGTCGCCCCGGCGCTGGCCCTGGGCAACGCGGTGCTGCTCAAGCCCGACCCGCGGACCGCCGTCGCGGGCGGGGTCGCGGTCGCCCGGATCTTCGAGGAGGCCGGCCTGCCGCCGGGGGTACTGCACGTGCTGCCGGGCGGGCCGGAGGCGGGCGAGGCGCTCGTCGCCGACCCGCACGTCCGCCTGATCAGCTTCACCGGCTCGACGTCGGCCGGCCGCCAGGTCGGGCAGGCCGCCGCCCGGCACCTCAAGCGGGTACTGCTGGAACTCGGCGGCAACTCGGCGCTGGTGGTCCTCGACGACGCCGACCTGGAGCTGGCGGTCTCCGCCGGTGCCTGGGGTTCCTTCCTGCACCAGGGGCAGATCTGCATGACCACCGGCCGGCACCTGGTACACGAGTCGCTGGCCGACGACTACGTCGAGCGGCTGGCCGAGAAGGCCGCGCACCTGCCGGTCGGCAACCCGGCCCGGGAGCACGTGGCGCTCGGGCCGATCATCGACGAGCGGCAGCGCGACAAGATCCACTCTCTGGTCACCGGCAGCATCGACGCCGGGGCGACCCTGGTGACCGGCGGGACGTACGAGAACCTCTTCTACCGGCCGACGGTGCTCACCGACGTCACCCCGGCCACCCCGGCGTACGCGCACGAGGTCTTCGGCCCGGTCGCCCCGGTACTGCGCTTCGGCGACCTGGACGAGGCCGCGAAGCTCGCCGCCGACAGCGAGTACGGCCTCTCGCTCGGCATCCTCAGCCGGGACGTGATGAAGGCGCTGGCCTTCGCCGAGCGGGTGCCGAGCGGCATCGTGCACATCAACGACCAGACGGTCAGCGACGAGGCGGTCGCCCCGTTCGGCGGGGTGGCCGCCTCCGGCAACGGCCCCCGGCTGGGCGGGACGGCGGCGAACCTCGCCGCGTTCACCGAGACGCAGTGGGTGACCGTGCAGGGCGACATCACGAGGTACCCCTTCTGAACCGCGAGTCTCCGGTCCCGGACGCCCGGGCCGCCGAGCCGGGCGACGACGCCGGCTCGGCCGCTCCGGGCGGCGGGCGGTTCGGAATGGGCCGGGGCGGCTGGCTGACGCTGCTCGGGCTGGTCCTGCTGGCGTTGAACCTGCGGGCGGCGATCGCGGCGGTCCCGCCACTGCTGCCCGAACTCCAGGTCGACCTCGACCTGGGTCGGAGCGCCGCCGGGCTGCTCACCGCCCTGCCGGTGCTCTGCTTCGGGCTGCTCTCCCCGTTCGCCGCGCTGCTCGGCCGCCGGATCGGCATCGAGTGGGCGCTGCTCGCCGCGATGCTCGGCATCGTGCTGGGCAGCCTGACCAGGACCCTGCCGCACGCGGGCTGGATGCTCGCCGGCACCGCGATCATCGGCGCCGGGATCACCATCGGCAACGTGCTGGTGCCGAGCGCCGTCAAGCAGCACTTCGCGGGCCGGCCGGGCCTGGCGACCGGGTTGAGTACCGCCTCGATGACCACCGGGGCGACGGTGGCGGCGGCGGTGAGCGCGCCGCTGGCGTACGCGCTGGGGTGGGGTTGGCGGGGTTCCCTGCTGGCGCTCGGCGCCTTCGCCGGGGTGGCGGCGCTCGGCTGGCTCCCCCAGGTGCGCCGCCGGCACACCGCACCGGCCGCGGAGCCGCCGCAGCCGAGCGGCCGGGTGCTGCGCTCGCCGGTCACCTGGCAGGTCGCCGTCTTCATGGGGACGCAGTCGATGCTCTACTACGCGATCCTCACCTGGCTGCCGAGCCTGCTGCGGGACCAGGGCGTCGCGCCGACCCGGGCGGGCGCGGCGTTGGCGCTGTTCAACCTGCTCGGCATCGGCACCGCGCTGGTGGTGCCGACGCTGGCGGTCCGCCGGCCCGACCAGCGCGGGCTGGCGCTGGTGATCTGCGCCGGCTGGGCGGCCGGGGTGCTCGGCCTGCTGGCCGTGCCCTCCTGGTATCTGCTCTGGACGGTGTTGGCCGGGCTCGCCCAGGGCGCCGCGCTCAGTCTCACCCTGATCCTGCTGGTGCTCCGGGCCCGGACACCCGGGTCGGCCCGGCAGCTCTCCGGCGCGGTGCAGTCGATCGGCTACCTGCTCAGCGCCGCCGGGCCGGTGCTGGTCGGCGCGCTCCGGGACGCCAGCGCCGGCTGGGGCCTGCCGCTCGCCGCCCTGGTCGTGGTGACGGCGGTGATGGCGGTCAGCGCACTCGGTGCGGGCCGGGACCGGCAGGTGTGACGTGCCGGCGGCCCGGTGGTTCAGGAGAGTCGCGAGAGATCGGTTCGGGAGAGTCGCGAGAGGTCGGGGAGTGAACGATGCGTACCCAGGTCGGGATCGTCGGGGCGGGGCCGGCGGGTCTGCTGCTGTCGCACCTGCTGCACCGGGCCGGCATCGGGTCGGTGGTGCTGGAGTGCCGCAGCCGGGAGTACGTCGAGCACCGGGTCCGGGCCGGCGTGCTGGAGCAGGGCTCGGTCGACCTGCTCCGGCGGTGCGGGCTGGGTGAGCGGCTGGACCGGGAGGGGCTCCGGCACGAGGGCATCGAGCTGCGCTTCGGCGGTGCCGCACACCGGATCGCGATGACCGAGCTGACCGGTCGGGCGATCACGGTCTACGGGCAGCAGGAGGTGGTGAAGGATCTGATCGCCACCCGTACGGCCGCCGGGGGTGACCTCCGGTTCGAGGTCGAGGACGTACGCCTCGACGGGCTCGACTCCGACTCGCCGGTGATCCGGTTCCGGCACCACGGCCGCGACGAGGAGCTGCACTGCGACTTCGTCGCCGGCTGCGACGGCTCGCACGGGGTGAGCCGGGCGAGTGTGCCGGCCGGCGAGCTGACCGAGTACGACCGCGGCTATCCCTTCGCCTGGCTCGGGGTACTCGCCGCGGCCGCCCCGGCGGCCGAGGAGCTGATCTACGCCCACCACGACCGGGGGTTCGCGCTGCACAGCATGCGTTCCCCGGAGATCTCCCGGCTCTATCTCCAGGTCGAGCCGGAAACCGATCTGGCGGAGTGGCCCGACGAGCGGATCTGGGCCGAGCTGCGTACCCGGTTGGAGACGGTTCCGGGTTGGACGCTCAACACCGGGCCGATCCTGGAGAAGAGCGTCACCGGGATGCGGAGCCTGGTGGTGGAGCCGATGCGGTGGCGGCGGCTCTTCCTGGCCGGCGACGCGGTGCACATCGTGCCGCCGACCGGTGCCAAGGGGATGAACCTGGCGCTGGCCGACGTGACGCTGCTCGGCGACGCGTTCGCCGCCTGGTACCGGGAGGGCCGGGACGACCTGCTGGACGGCTACTCCGACACCGCGCTGCGGCGGGTCTGGCGCGCCCAGCACTTCTCCTGGTGGATGACCTCGCTGCTGCACCGGCTGAACACCGACGACCCGTACGAGGCGAGGTTGCAGCTCTCGACGCTGCGCTACCTCACCTCGTCCCGGGCGTATGCCACCAGTCTGGCGGAGAACTACGTCGGTCTCCCCGAGGTCTGATCAGGGGGTGGCGGCCACCGTGGCCGGCTCCTGGGCGACGCTGCGGCCCCGGCGCCGGGCGAGCGCCGCGTCCAGCGACCACCGTCCGCCGCCGAGGGCGGCGACCAGCAGGAAGGACCAGCAGAACAGGGCGGCGGTCTCGCCGCCGTTGTTCAGCGGCAGCAGCCCGTCGGGCTGGTGCACCACGAAGTACGCGTACGCCATCGAGCCGGAGCAGATGATCGCAGCGGGGCGGGTGCTCAGGCCGACCAGCACCAGCAGTCCGCCGACGAACTGGATGAGGGCCGCGTACCACCCGGGCCAGGTGCCGATCGCGATCGCCTCGCCGCTCCCCCGGTTGCCGCCGAAGATCCCGAAGAGGGAGGCGGCGCCGTGCAGGGCGAACAGCAGGCCGAGCACGATCCGGAACAGCGTGGTCACGAGGTCGGTGACTCGGGCATTGGACATGGGACACTCCTTGCGACTAGCAGTAATAGCTGTTGGGTCCCACGGCAGAGTCACGCTATCCATTCACATTGATAGCTGTCAATAGCCTTCCCGATAGGTCCTTTACCCGCCCCCTTGCGGCCGCTCAGGACTCGCAGGTGAAAGGCGAGACGAACGAGTCGCGCCGTTCAAATTGGAAAAGTTCCAATTTGAACGGCCGATCAGTCCGACCGCACCGGGTCGGTCACGTGGATGGTCACCTCGAACCGCCGCGCCGGGCGTTCCCCCGCCTCCCAGCCGCGCGACAGCACCAGTCGCAGCGCGGTCCGGCCGGCCCCGGTCGCGGTGAACCGCAGCTGCCTGCTCCCGACGCCACCCCACCCCTCCCGCTCCGGCCGGAACGAGTCCCCGGCCGGGGCGAGCACCGCACTGTCCACCGCGTCGAGCTGCCACCGGTAGCCCGAACTGGGCGTCTCGGCGAGCTGCACGACCACCAGATCCCCCGGTGCCGCCGGATAGGACCGGCCGGCGTCCGCCTCGGTCAGCTCAAGGCGCGCCACGCCGTACCCCGATCTCGGCGCGGCGGGCGGTTCCCCGGCCGGCTAGTGCGGCAACTCCACCGCACAGCACGCCTCTCCCTGATCCTGAAGCAGCCCGTCGAAGTCCCCGCGCTTCATCTTGAACCGGCCACCCCAACCCCAGGCCGTCCCCCAGGAGTTCTGGAAGAGGTATGCGTCCTCGGACTCGATCCGGTCGAGCATGAGATAACAGTGCCCGCCCGCTCCGGCACCGGTCGGCTTGACGAAGCCGTTCTCGTCCGGATTGAACATGTCGGCGGTCCAGGCGGTGCCCACCACGATCGAGCCCTGGTTGTCGATCCATTCGTCGATCTCCGCAGTGGTGCGCGCGAAGGCGAACGCGGCGAGCCGGCCCCGCTCCCGGACGGCGAGCGCCCCGGACCGGACGGTCGAGCCGTTCTCCTTGCCGGGCTCGCCGTCGATCACCTTGGCCTCGTAGTAGAGGGCGTGGCCGTCGGCGTTCTGGTAGGTGCCGGCGACCGGCATCGCGTCCACCCAGCCCGCCCAGCCGAACCCGACGCAGTGGCCCGTCTGCCCCTGGTCGAGCTGTACGGTCAACTCCCAGGCCGGCGCCCTGTCCCGGCTCGGGGCCGGGGTCGCCGTCGGCTGCCGCTGGGTCCGCAACCAACGCCAGAAGACCAGGTACGCCCGCCAGTCCGAGAAGTACGGCGTCTCGGTGAGCACCTGCTCCACCGTCATCTGCCGGATCGACTCGGCCGGCTCCGCGATCTCCAGCAGTCGCGGGATGTCCCAGTCCCGGGGGTCGGGCCGGTAGAGCCGGCCGAGCAGCTGCGGACCGGGAATGCTGCCCGCGCTCGTCTCCGGCGGATCCACCGCGAAACGCCTCTCCTGTTCCATCGACTCGCCTCCGGCCGGGCCCTGACGGGCGGTTGGACACCGACGGCGTCAGGCCAGCCCGGACATCGCCGCAGAACCCGTCCCGTAGCCGCCGCGGCACCCATTGTGCGCCCTGGGGGCAATCCGGTGGGTGCGATCCGGCGAGTCCGGCCGAACTGCCGGCGTGTCACTGCACGTCGTCGTACGCCGGTTTGGCCCGCTCGCCGTCCCGGGCCGCCCGCCGTACCGCCCGGCCGGCCTGACGGCTCGGACAACCGGTGGCCCGGAGGATGTCGGCGGCGCAGACCCGCAACTGCGTGACGAGCGCGTCGCCGAAGTTGTGCAGTCCCTCCCGGCGGGCCCGTCCACCCTGCCGGGCCGCCACCAGCGCCCGACGACTGGCACCCCCGGTGTCCCGCCCGATCCGCGCCTGGTGCTGCAACTCCTGTACCGCGCTCGCCAGCATCTCGATCGCGTCGGGCAGGCAGTGCGGGATCGGCTCCCGGTAGTCGACGACGGTGATCGCCCGCCGGGCCAGGTCGCGGGCGCCCTCGATCACCCGGGTCAGCTCGGTCACGCCCCGGGCGTGGCGCTCGAACTCCTGCCGACGTCGCCACCGCAGCGGTGCGACCCTGACCACCTCCTCCGCGCCGCTCACCGCCTCGCGCAGCCGCCGCAGGTCCGGTTCGATCCCGCGCAGCCCGTCCAGCGCCTGGGTGGCCCGGCCCACGTCCCGCTCCCGCAGCGCCGCCCCGGTGTCCCGGAGCCGGCCGATGAGGATGGCGAAGACCGGTGCGGCCGCCCGGTTGACGACCCGGATCGGGTTGAGTGGCAGCAGCAACGCCACCACGACGAGCCCCACCGCGCTGCCGACCGCCGCGTCGACGATCCGGGGAAGTTCGAGGTCGCGCTCGGTGGGCGAGAGGGTGGCGATCAGCACCGCCGTACCGCCGACCTGGCTGACCACCGTCCCGCCCCGGCCCACCAGGCCGAGCGCGACCCCGATGGCCAGGGTGACGATGACCGCGGTCTGCCACGGTCCGGTGCCGATCAGGAAGATCAATCCATCGCCGATGACGATCCCCAGCCCCACGCCGGCGAGCAGTTCGACCGTGCGCCGGGCGCGCTGGCCGATGGCGGCGACGATCGTGCCGACCGCCGCGGTGGGTGCGAAGACCGGGCCCGGGTTGCCGAGCAGGTTGTGCGCGATCCACCAGGAGAGTCCCGCCGCGAGTCCCGCCTGCACCGCGATCACCGCGATGATCTCCAGTTGCCGCACTCGCAACCGGGTGGCCTGGCGCCCCTCGTACCGGGCTCGACCGGCCGTCCCGCGCATCCGCTGCACGGCCGCGGCCAGCGGCGACCGGTAGTGGGGGCGGGGCGGCATGTCGGCTACTACCCGACCCGGCGCCGGGCAACCCGACCAGCCCATGATCCCGGCGTGCAGGGCGAACTACCCGCCGTGCTCGGTGGCGAAGGTACGGCGGATCAGCGTACGGGCGTCGGAGCGGTCGAGCCCGGTGGCCCGGAGCAGGTCGTACGCCATGGTGCGCAGTTGGGCGACCGCCGCCGTACCGTGGAACCCGAGCCGGGCCCGCGTGGCCCGGCCGGCCTCGGCGACCGCCCGCAGCGTCTCGGCCCTGGTCCGGTCGGCTTCCCGGCCACCGCTCAGCTCCCGGTGCAGCATCCGCACCGCCGCGCCGAACCGCTCGACGGCACCGGGCAGTTCGTCCGGCACCGGCTCGTCGTCGCGGATCATGCTGGCGATCCGGCGGACCAGCCCCCGGCTGTCCCGGAAGGCCTGCTCCAGGTGCTCGGCACCCTCCTCGTACTGGGCCAGGGTGCCGCGTCGGCTCCACCGCAACGGCGAGTAGGTGACCACCTCCCGGGCGGCCTGTAGCGCCTCCCGGAGCTGCCGCAGCTCCCGGTCGCCGGACAGCGTGTGCAGCGCGTCCTGGGCCTGCTCCGCGTCCCGGTTCCGCAGCGCCCGGGTGGTCACGGCGAGCTGCCTGGTGAGCTGCTCGAACAGCGGGGTCACCCGGCGCCGGACCAGGCGCAGCGGGTTCAGCGGCAGCAACAGCAGTGCGACGCTCAGGCCGACGGCGCCACCGATCCCGGCGTTGACGAACCGCGGTACCTCGAGATCCTGCGTCATCGGGGTGAGCGAGGCGATCAGCACGGCGGTACCGCCGGCCTGGGTGATCAGCGACGAGCTTCCCCGCAACACGATCGCCACCATGATGGCCAGGGCGACGATGACCCCGATCTGCCACGGTCCGGTGCCGGTCGCCGCGATCAGCAGGTCTCCGACGCCGATCCCGATGGTCACCCCCACCATGAGTTCGAGACTGCGGCGCAGCCGCCGGTCGATCGAGGTGGCGACGACCGCCACCGCGATGATCGGGGCGAAGACCGGTTCCGCCGCGCCGACGAGTTCGTGCGAGATCACCCAGGCCAGCGCGGCGGCCAGCCCGGCCTGCACGGCGAGTACCAGATAGGTACGCAACCGGCGCAGTCGGGCCGCTCCGCTGCGCCGACCCCGTCGGTGCAGCGCTGCCAGCGCGGCGCTGATCCGGCGGCCGTCGGCATCGGTGGACGGCACGGCACGCTCGCGGAGGGCCCGGAGGAGCGCCATGGGCGTTACTACCCCGCTCGACCCGGTCGAACCCCGCGTCGGCCGTCCGCCCAGAACCGGCAGCGGCGGTGCGGGCCGAGGTTAGCGGCAGCGCTGCGCGGGCATCCTGGCGCACAGTCCCAGAACGGGGGTACTCGTCGGTGCCGACCTCCGGGTTCCACGCCGCGCCCGAGCGGATTCCGTCGGAGTCGGCATGACCGACGCGTTCCCGCCGATCGACTCGTACGCCTTCCTCTCCGACACCCACACCTCGGCGCTGGTGGCCCCGGACGGCGCGGTGGAGTGGTTCTGCGTGCCACGGTTCGACGGCGACGCGGTCTTCGCCCGGCTGTTGGACCGCCGGGCCGGCGTCTTCTCGATGACCGTGGCCGGTGCGGACCTCCCGGACCGGCGGTACCTGCCGGAGACACTGGTGCTGGAGAGCCGTTACCGGACGGCGTCCGGCACGGCCGTCGGACACGACTTCCTGGCCCTCCGGGCCGGCTCCGCCGAGCAACCGACCCACGCCGTCCGCCTGCTGGTCCGCCGGCTCACCGCGGAGCGCGGAACGGTCCGGCTGGCCGTCCGGATCGCCGCCCGGCCGGACTACGGCCGCCGCGACCCGGGCTGGTCGCTGACCGGCACGCGGTGGTCGACTCCGGAGCCGTGTCTGCGCCTCCACGCCGATCTGCCCTTCCAGCTTCGGGACACCGACCTCTGCGCCGAGGTCGAGCTCGTCGAGGGGCAGAGCGTGGACGTCGTGCTCGGCTACGGCAGCCCGCCGGAGGGGAACGGGCCGGCCGAGCCGGGTGACGGAGCCGCCCTGCTCGCCGAGACCTGCCGGATCTGGCGGGACTGGTCGGCCCGGAGCGACTACACCGGAGTGGAGGCGGCGGCCGTCCGACACAGCGCCCTGGTGCTGCGCGGACTCTGCTTCGACGAGACCGGTGCGCTGGTCGCGGCGGCCACCACCGCGCTGCCCGAGGAGGTCGGCGGGGTACGCAACTGGGACTACCGCTACACCTGGCACCGCGACGCGGCCCTGCTGCTGCTCGCCCTGTTCCGGCTCGGCCACGCCGAGGAGGGCCGGCGTTATCTGCGGTTCCTGCTCGACGTCTGTGCCGGATCGGCGGACCGGCTCGCACCGGTGGTCGGGATCGCCGGTCCCATGGCCGAGGAGCGGGTTCTGCCGCACCTGAGCGGCTATGCCGACTCGTCGCCGGTCCGGGTCGGCAACGAGGCCGCCGACCAGGTGCAGTTCGACACGTACGGGCACGTGCTGGACGCGGCGCTGGCGTACCAGGAGCTGACCGGCGAGCTGACCGAACCGGAGTGGGCGGTGCTTCGGCACCATGTCGACACGATGGCCGAACGGTGGCGGGAGGAGGACCACGGTGTCTGGGAGATCCGTGGACCGCGCCGGCACTACGTCAACTCGAAGCTGATGTCCTGGGTGTGCCTGGACCGGGGCGTGACCTTGGCCGGCATGCTCGGCGACGACACGGCCCCGGTGTCGACGTGGTGCCAGGCCCGGGACGACCTGCGCGCCGAGATCCTCGACCGGGGCTACGACGCCGGGATCGGCAGCTTCGTGCTGGCGTACGGGTCGACCGAGCTGGACGCGTCGCTGCTGCGCATCCCGCTGGTCGGTTTCCTGCCCGGCACCGATCCACGGGTGCTCGGCACCATCGACCGGATCCGTGAGCGGCTCGGTGTCGCCCCGGCGCTGCTGCGCCGCTACACGACCGACGACGGACTCCCCGGCGAGGAGGGCGCCTTCCTGCTCTGCTCCTTCGAACTGGTCTCGGCCCTGGTGCTGGCCGGACGGGTGGAGCAGGCCCGGGACGCCTTCACCGAACTGTGCCGGCACGCCGGTCCACTCGGCCTGTACGCCGAACAGCTCAGCGCCGACGGCATCGCGTTCGGCAACTATCCGCAGGCCTTCACCCATCTGGCGCTGATCGAGGCGGCGCTGAACCTGGACGCCGCCGGTGACCGGGAGGCGCTGCACGCCTGGGCGGAACGGTCGGGCCGGAACTCCTGAGCAGCGACCCTCGTGATCCGTAAGCCGGAACGGAAGCTAGTCGACGGAGAGGTCGGCGCAGCTGGTCTCGTCCGGCAGCAGCGGTCGCAGACCGACCTGCCAACGGTCGCCGCCGGAGGTCCACGGCGTACGGGCGTTCGCCTTGGCTGCCGCCGCCAGCAGTGCGGTCGCCTCGGCGCCGCGTACCTCGACGCAGCCCTG from Plantactinospora sp. BC1 carries:
- a CDS encoding ABC transporter permease, with product MSGDARSVSGDVLRRPGAGRGRRIGAAIGRALWWSAAVFGLPFGLLALWWVLSADSETFYLPPLSEILASFDDVWWHSDRLRADVLPSLLRLAAGFLLAVAVGVGLGVLIGSFRRVRAFCEPVLEFLRAIPPPVLVPVLMLFAGFGNTMKVLVVLSGCVWPILLNTVEGVRAVDEVLAETCRCYGIRGPARLWHLVVRSASPQIVTGLRQALSVGIILMVISEMFAANNGLGFTIIQFQRTFAVTDMWTGILLLGLLGFLLAMLLRLFERSALRWYLGLRHSQRDDGQR
- a CDS encoding ABC transporter ATP-binding protein; the protein is MNPTDPRQGGTEALLDVRALRKVYSGRGRSVEAVRDLTFSVGAGELVCVVGPSGAGKTTLLKCIAGLLPPTSGELLLEGAPVQGPSPGMAVVFQEYGRSLFPWMTVQRNVELPLKQKKHLTRSRRQELVQEALAAVGLGDVPGAYPWQLSGGMQQRVALARAVAYEPHILLMDEPFAAVDAQTRADLEDLVRSLWRRLGVTILFVTHDIDEAVYLGQRVLVLSGSPTVVLDDVAIDLPAERDQLGTRSSARFAELRAQVFGQIQRAKSGWSTGTGPADGKTPARQPTDAGSR
- a CDS encoding thiamine pyrophosphate-dependent enzyme, whose amino-acid sequence is MTTVRDATLAVLRRYGVDRIFGNPGSTEVAFLADLPDDLTFVLALHEGSVVGMATGHALATGRPAVVNLHTTAGLGNAVGALATARVNRAALVVLVGQQDRRHLAAEPFLAGRLDQLAGPYPVWVEQPVLAQDVPAAVRRAWHEATLRRGPALVVVPMDDWTAEVDPSLGRAAPERVHPPVLAPGPALDELARLVDAATAPVLVVGAGADDGATWDALTTLADRIGAPVWQEAFGARAGFPQHHPRFAGHLPAARSRLRATLDGHDLALVVGTAAFRQYVYEPGPLLPAGLTVAVVSADPAEVHRSEAEFAVLADPAACVEALAARVTRRNRPAPERPGPAPVPPPGPGEPLRATHVFAALARRLPADVVLVEETPSTRPDLHRMLPARQPRGFVSAAMGGLGFGLPAAAGLRLGDPTRPVVAILGDGSALYAVQGLWSAARYGCGVLYVVLANGRYAVLDRLTEQYGGKPPWPAFGEVDVYGLARSFGCPARRIRTHPELLAVLDEVVPGLAERTEPLLLDVAVSPEPHFAP
- a CDS encoding benzaldehyde dehydrogenase: MTLLDSTDWHGRIFSDGWVRADGGDAAVREPATGDEIGRTGIANAADVARAAARAAQAQRDWAATPYDKRAAVLRRAGRLWEEHAAEVGDWIVRETGSVPPKATLETDTAAQECYEAAALASHPLGEIIQSAQPRLSLARRLPVGVVGVISPFNVPVILGVRSVAPALALGNAVLLKPDPRTAVAGGVAVARIFEEAGLPPGVLHVLPGGPEAGEALVADPHVRLISFTGSTSAGRQVGQAAARHLKRVLLELGGNSALVVLDDADLELAVSAGAWGSFLHQGQICMTTGRHLVHESLADDYVERLAEKAAHLPVGNPAREHVALGPIIDERQRDKIHSLVTGSIDAGATLVTGGTYENLFYRPTVLTDVTPATPAYAHEVFGPVAPVLRFGDLDEAAKLAADSEYGLSLGILSRDVMKALAFAERVPSGIVHINDQTVSDEAVAPFGGVAASGNGPRLGGTAANLAAFTETQWVTVQGDITRYPF
- a CDS encoding MFS transporter, whose amino-acid sequence is MGDRAGRHHEVPLLNRESPVPDARAAEPGDDAGSAAPGGGRFGMGRGGWLTLLGLVLLALNLRAAIAAVPPLLPELQVDLDLGRSAAGLLTALPVLCFGLLSPFAALLGRRIGIEWALLAAMLGIVLGSLTRTLPHAGWMLAGTAIIGAGITIGNVLVPSAVKQHFAGRPGLATGLSTASMTTGATVAAAVSAPLAYALGWGWRGSLLALGAFAGVAALGWLPQVRRRHTAPAAEPPQPSGRVLRSPVTWQVAVFMGTQSMLYYAILTWLPSLLRDQGVAPTRAGAALALFNLLGIGTALVVPTLAVRRPDQRGLALVICAGWAAGVLGLLAVPSWYLLWTVLAGLAQGAALSLTLILLVLRARTPGSARQLSGAVQSIGYLLSAAGPVLVGALRDASAGWGLPLAALVVVTAVMAVSALGAGRDRQV